TTCCTCAGTGCAGATTTTCGTCGACTTTAGGCAGCCTTGATCTCCCTGATCGAAAGTAGAAAAAGGTTCTTGATCACTACCTGACGTGTAGTTCATAGCAGAGTATTTACTTGAGTGAACAGAACTTATATCATCATCAACATCAACATCACCCTGAGATGAGCCATCTGCACAAAACTCTATTCAATTGAGCACTACGCTTGAGATTATGTTATCTCTAGCATTGAAATTTACCCAATCAAGTTCAAGTTTAAGCATAATATCTTTTAGTTCACAAAAGAAGATTCATAGTGTGGCCTCAAAATATAGAAGAGTATACTGTACCTCCATGCCATTCTTTTTGTTGAAGGTTGTGTATACCTCGGAAGGAGCTCATGCCAAAAGCCACCGAGGCTTGGGAAGAAGTAGGGGAGGAGAGGTAGTAGAACGGATGGTTGCTTCGATCTTCTTCATCATCGACATAGTTGTAAACTTGGTGGGATTCCTCATCGTCTTTCTTCCAACCAGGCACCAATCTTGTGATCTCTTGAGCGATGATCGCCGCTATCTCTGATGGTTCTCGGTCCCTTATGTCAAGCTCCTTCACCATCTCATTTGCCACATCCAATGGTGTGTCCTCGATGATATCAAAAGGAAAATAGATGTTGCTCATCTTCCCTACTTACACCAATTACATACACAGTAAGTAGCAGTCATAGACGTGAACTCGGTTCACAAGAATGAGGATGAATTGAGTTGCACCTTCTTGAACAGCAATTTGCACTTTGAGAAATATTGTGTCATCTTCAGGATTTATCTTGCCAGTGATGGTCATGTTGGTAGCCTTTGCCACGGTATCAGGATCAGGAGCATTGTCTGCCAGCTGCACATGATTATGTGCTCTTGACTCAACTAAATCGTTCTTAAAAACATTGGCTGGATTTGTGAAGCTTGGTGACGTAGTAGGATTGTCCTTGAGTACAAGGAAGGGATCGAGGAGGAGCTCTGCTGCAGATGCTCTCTTGGAGGCTCCTTGTAAGCACCTTCCAATGAAATGCTTTGCTTGGGGATCCTTGAGGTGATGGAACGCATCCGGCAATTTTCCCTTTGAAGTAAGTCAATTTCTTTTTCAGTAACTACATTGAAGTTAGAAGGATGCATAGACATATAACATTCGTTTATGAAATCAGACATTAAAGCTCTTACTGAAGTAACTTTCTTGTAAATTTGAGCTGGATTTGAACATTCGTTGTAGGGGTATTCAGAGGTGAGCATCTCAAGTACACACATTCCAAATGAGTAGGTATCAACAAGCTCATTGTATTCTTCTTCATAGACTTCCGGTGCCATAAACTCTGGCGTTCCTGATTAAAATACAAGGACCACTTCAAGGAAACAAGAACAACAAGCTCTTCTTGAATGAATGGAATTGAACGTTTCCTtaattttttcagattttatgcAAATTCAGTTTACCTATGACACTGTGGGCACACTGTGCTCCACGGAGCATGGCAGCCAGGCCGAGATCGCCAATCTTAACTTGCCCCAGATGGCCATTGACAAAAATGTTGTCACATTTTAGGTCTCGGTGAATAACCGGTGGGTCATGACCATGCAAGTATACCAGTCCGTGAAGGATTTGTCGTGCCCATCTCTTGACAGCCTTGACATTCACTTGGGTATATCGTTGCAGATACCTAGTCAAATCATTGCCTATCATCTGTTAGTTTAATTCAACATCATGCTCTAGTAAGTGTTAACTCATACTCTCGGAGCGTGCCGGAGGTAAACATCTCGGTGATGAAGTTGAAAGTCCTGTTTGTTGCATCGATCCAGGAGGCATGGAACTTGATGATGGAGTCATGGTTAAGAGAGCTGAGGAGGTGAACCTCCGAGTACATGCGTTCCAATGCTTCAGGAGAACGCATTACATCGCAAATCTTGGCTTGGTTCCAAGCCACTTCAATGCCATTTAGCTCATCAAATGCTCTATAGCTGAGAATTATTAGTTAAGGCATTCTTATCACCATAAGTCGTAACCATTGATTCATTATAACTATGTTGATCCAATTACTATATCAAAGTATCTAACAAGAGTTTAAgattcaagaaaagtagcatcgaTGGAATAGAGGATACACTGTCTTCATGGCTCCTTTcccaagcatttcatcaaactgCAGAGTAAAGGAGGAAAAAAATCGATGAGAAATTTTGCATATTTTTCCAAGAAAATGACGTGAAATCTACTGACTGCAAAAAAACTACAAGTTTTGAACTTGCTCCTCTCCACAATAGTAGCCACGGTGTTTTTTGACTCTATACGGACGGAAGTTCTCTAAACTAACATCATCATATGAATGGtcctaaaaagaaataaaacgtCATGAAATAAATTATGGCTGGTAGGTCTCCTCCATTTACTTTGTAACTGGTAAAATCACACAGAAAACCAGAAATGCTTAATTATGTCGGTAATTTACTTTTACCTATCTGATTTTTTAAAAAGTACACTTTTACATATGATTTGTTCAATCTGTATGTTATTCATATTACTGACTGGTCATTAGTTGATGCAGATACcatcaactcaaaaaaaaaaaaaaatgattccaTGAGAGTAGCAGTCTGAAGTCTATTTCCAATTAGAAAGTAGAAGCCCACTTCTCTGTATCTTTATTTCGTAAGTAAGAATCTACAGAAAGGTCATCCAAGAAGAATAATTCTACTATTCTAGCTTTATAATTGTCACAAAAAAGTAAGGACCActtagatttaccttttctctcGCAAGATATCATTCAAagtttactctttttttttttattaaatacgcTATAATTATGACCCTACTAATTTTACTCTCACAGTTGCAAACTtgcaatattattaaaaattctaCAGATTCCGTAATCCTACTCACTTTCCTCCCATCAACTTGTGTAAACTTTCTTTGACAAGATAGCAAGTAgagttaataaattttgaaattttggatAAGAGAGAGATTAACAGAAAATGTTAAATATGAGATGCAAAAGTAATATTTATAATCGGCATAAGAAAttgtaaacaaataaaaaataatcttatgGATTGAATCAAAACCTTTTCTCTTCAATCATTGATATGCTTACTGTGCAAATCAAGTTCTTCAAAAATGATCCCTACATATATCACTATATGTGCATGCTATCATGGATTTGCTTTACGCATCATATCCCAATTTGCCAACGTGCTCTGAGCTAGCTAGTGAattaatttgtaataaattaatcaatttgtTTCTTCCTTCAGCACTTAAAACATGAACTTGCCCTCGATTCAAATAATACTTGGACTTGTCAATCTATATCATTCCAGAACATCTACTGCAACACTTTTGAATTTTAGCAAGGTATGATTTAGAGGATAGCAAAGTGCAATAAACCCTACAAACGACCATGATTTTTGAGGATGATATAGTGTATCAATTACAGAagataaaagattttttttttcaaaataataaatcatcaGTAAGCCAAAAGCATGATGTTGATCCATATGCTAATACATATAGCAAGTATTTTTGAATTAATCCAATGAAACATTTACGCAAATTCGAAAAAACGGGCAGAAATGACAAGCAATGAACTTACACGACCGTAGCGACCGGTCGGGTCGGTCTCGACGTAGCCATTCACCTCGTCGACGAGTCCAGAGCGCCGCCTCTCCGCCGATGGCGGCCTCATCGGCCGAGAAAAAAAAACCAAGAACAGGAAAGAGAACGAGAAGAGGAGGTAGAAAATACTGAGAAGCAGAAAGCGAGAGGGAGAAGATATCCGCGGTCGGTGCGCTAGATGATCCGCGGCTTTCCTTCGTGGTTGTCGTAGTTGAAAACGCCGAAGAGTTGCCAGAAGAGCCTGGAGTAGTCGATCCGGAGAATGATCCGCGCCATCTTCACCGCCGTCCCGAAGTAGAAATCGTGGCGATACTTCCCAACCATCGATCCTCCGAAAGGGGAAAAAAGAAGACGAAGACGCTCGAGCAGAGATCGAAGAGGAAACCGATCGATCCTTTCGGGACCGCACGCGAACTAACTGCGGAGGGATCTGAACTTGAAGAACCTGCTACTACGCCCCATCTTCGCCATTAACAAGATCGGAGGCGGAAGAAACTTGAAACCCGAGGGATTTGAAACCGGACTCGCCCGAAGCAGAGGGAGGTGAGAGAGACGTCGCGCTTGAGACTTGAGAGACAAGTGGGGGAACTGGAGGACGGCACTTTCTATATCTgacttggaatttttttttttccctaaaagaaaattatttttaaaaatctttttattattttaattaaatacacCGGAGACAACtgacggcggttgccaagtggaATGGTGATTGGGTTAGCCAAATTGGGTGGTAccagttttttatttatttatttaatttttttctaaatattttaatgaATCATTCTAactaaatttagtaaatttaaagGTAATAATAATATAATCAACATACTTGAAAAGTAACTTTTCTTAAGATGATGAAGCacgtattatatataaataaatctcTTAGTCAATGGATAAAaggggaaaataaaataaaaaaaaaataacaaggaCAATACGAAACAAAGGACTTGTTTTATAAGGTTGACAAATTCGAGTGGCCAAGTAGCTAGCAATAATAGATGCCATTGTCAACACAAATATCATTGGCTTGTATGTGTGCGGGACCCATAGCCTTATCAAAGATGAAAAGCATCTGGCCCCACCATTCCTTAGTCGGACGCGCtctgttccataatcaaatggcaCCTGAAACAACCATATATCAATTATAATTCTCTGCCTGTTCAATTCAAATATAATTTTCGATCAGACTTAATGCAATCAAAACTTATGTTAATTTTCCTCTGTAATGCTTACGTAGACGTATATAGTtgcgtttaaaaaaaaaagaagatagattttatttgttattttttttaaaaaaataaagtgatCTCTACCGTGATTTGGATTAATTAACATGGAATTATTGGTGGTATAATATTTGCAATGACATACTTCACTTCAATAATTGCATTAAAAACGGATATTATGCGGCTCAACTTGTGTCGTATAAATAATAAGTCAACGTCCGAGGCTGGGTGGGTATGTGCCGTCCTCACCGGTACATCTCATGCGGTATCTTATTTTTATTCatatattttgtaaaaattatatatatagtttttgaCAGTATCGAACTTGATTAATATACTAAGTATAGTATATTTCTTCTATATATTGATATTTTGAAGAGTATGCTGTGGAAATTGAAATGTATTTGACTTCCTAAAGTGTTTAGAGATAGAATGAATTACAGGGTTCATTTTAAGGATTAATAAGCAGCAACTGATAGAACAATGAAAGTATGCAATGTATAAGAACTCGCTTGGAAATAGCAAATCTATTAGGGGCTCCATTCTCCTACTTACAGCATCCTCTTCTActaaaaccaaaccaaaccaaaccaaaccgATCTTTTACAGCACCGGTATCTGAAAACTGGTCGGGCAACTTTGTTTACACCCTCTATAGTAGAATGTACAAGAAAACAGCTCCCATACAACAACAATCAGATAACAACCCCTATGCAACTCCCCTGCGAGCTATTACAAGTACCTCTCTTTTCTGCACTTCTAATCGCCTCAGATGTTAGCCGCTCAGCGGGGGGAAGTCGTCTTCGTCTTTTAGCTGATAGGGTTGAATAGTCCTGCGTGTTTCAGATATAGAATTTCATCAAATGGATGAGGGGTGCACCGCTACCAATTGAAATGAAAAATGAGATATGAGCAAAATGTTGTTTGAATGTTTCTGTATGCACTGTAAGATATGCAGCGGATAAAATATTTCATGGCTTTCCAGCCTGGTCTTTCCATATAGGATTCATGCTAAAAGTGCCTTCTACTATAAGATTTAACAAATCTATCGTATTCTATGGGGATGTAACGAATCTATTGTATCCTATGACTTATGCATCCATTTGTTAAATGATGAAAAATAAAGAGGACAAAAAAAAATGTCACTAGTTCACTAGGCTAGGTATGGAAACTGATTTTGATCATTATGGTTGTTGCTGAAGTACGTTCTACTTTCAAGGTTTAATAAATCTATCATATTCTATTTGTAACGAATCTACATAAGCACCCATTTGTTAGCTCACTaaactaatttcgtcaaccagTTTGATCCACTTCTTTCTTGAACCAACAATTCAAGTTTCAGTCATTTTGAACAACTTGTATAATGTAAGATAAACAGGAAAGAAAGGCCCATGAGAATAAAGGAAGACTGTATAATAAGTCTGGATGGAATCACAAATAATAAACCCGGAATAACTTATGGATTAGCATAAACCTGGATTCTTTCTACCCCTTCTATCTTGTTGGCTGGACCAATGCTCGGTACTTATTAAACCTTGGACTAAATTGAGCCTTCAATCCATGGCCAAGCATATTGATCATGTCctcaaaatacaaatcaaaactacaaGTAATCACTCGTTCATCACCCAATTATTTCATAGATATCTGGCAGAAATCCTAATTAACACTCGGTTAATGGCTCTCCAACAAATGGttgtcatgttttttttttttttgatgattgATACTTGAGTCAAtggaatatgcaaaaaaaaaaaaacaattaaaaaatgTCTCACTCCATGCTATGCTTCACTTGTGTTATTTATGCATAGttttgatgtatgctatgaaTGAAGATATGTATTAAGTTATCTTCCACTGAAAGAACCACAGAACATTTGGGTGTACCTTTCACATTTTATGCTCAGCGAGGGTCGCTGATTCACAGCAATTGTTGGAGCATTGTGCTGACTAGGACTAGTTGATTCATGCCTGCTGCTTTGCTCTAAGGAGACTCTTAATGGAACAGGACCAAGGGACCCAAATTCAAGTTTTCCATTTAGCTGATGTACAGAGTCATTGGCATTTGAAATGCCCCTAAAGCCAGGGCGTGAATGTTGAGATTGAGGGGCATCCAATAAAGCTGGTTTTCCATGATCATTTACACAGTAAACAGGTGAATGGGGTTGTGACAATGGTTCATCATTTCCTTCTTCTAGCAAGTTCCTATCTTGTTGCCCATCCAAACGGCCATTATTGCGGGATCTTGACAAATGATTTGGAGATACTGGATTCTTTCTTCTCCCAGGTGATTGTCGTTCTTTGTATGAGCGagaattctacaaaattcaacAAATGAAGAACATCATAGCCAGTAATAATACCTACAAAAAAAGGGAATGCAGGAAAAAGAAATCTTTATATTTTTAGTTAAACTTTGACTCTGAAACCACACCAGGATCATGCAAAACCTGAACAGAGATCATAATTCAATACATTCTAGTGAAGACATTCAAAAGGACTTCAAAAGAATTCATAATGCTAAGAGTAGATTTATTAGATATTAGGTATCAAATTGATTCaaagatttcaaaatattttattgcaCTCTCTTTCGAAGAAACGTCTTGGTCTCAGTTTCCAATATTTTGTAGAGGTTCGAGCTATGTTATCAAACTTTCATCTAGAACCCTCGAGTACTTTTTCCCCcctttctttagttttcttatgTGACGCTATATACGCCACTTCCAAAGCTTTGCTTAATTGTATTTTCATTTTTTAGCTATATTTTAGTCTATGTTCTCTAGCCTGTGTTACTTATAAGAGCTCTGGTAGTTAGTGTAACAAGCTGGATCTAAATGATATCAATGCTCCAACTTGTGGGGAGTGTTAGGAGTATCAAAGAAGCAATTAGGTATTTTAGTCTCACTATACAAGGATTTTATCATGAGTCCTATAAATAATATGTTGTACATACCGGATCAGGAAAGTATGTTCCAGTTCCCCTTTTCTGGACATCTTTAGCACAATAAACACCAGTTATCATTGATTGATTCATAGGGTAGGCAGTTGGAGAAAATGGCGATGCAGGAATCAGATGATTTGGTGCCATATGAGGGTAAATACTCCTATGATGAATGCCATTCCATGAGTGCTGCTTTTGATATTGAGAGGGAGATAATCCACGAACATGGACAATGTATTGATTCATGAAGTATTCTTGCCCCTGTGACTCCAAAGCATATCGGAGATTCCTATCATGTAAATCGAATTCACCAATGAGATCTGATAATTTGCCGCACTTGGGATTTCTAGTATTTCCATTGTCCTCACTTGAGAAATCTGCATTAACTGAATGTTCTGATAGTTTGGAATTCCAACTTATCCTTGAAGGCCCATGAATGCTTCCAGTGGATCCAGGCATTGAGTTGGTTCTAAGCCACAATTTATTAGTACCAAGTAACTCAGTTTCATAGTAGATTTCTTCCCTAGGGACTTTAGACTTGCTCAAAGATGTATCTTTACTTGTGGCGTCTCTCGAATTCAAAGTATCAAGTATCACATCCTTAGAACCATTTTCTGTGTAGAAGAATAAGTGCTGTGCATGAGAAGCATCTTCTGATGGTGAGTCACCAATCTGATCATGAGATGAAGAAGCAGAACTATCAACAACAGTCAAATCCAAAGCTTCTAAACTAGCAGGCTCTCTGCAATCTGAATCCAAATCCTTAACTGGAACATCTCCATTGAGACCACTTTTCGTTGTAGTGCTCGTGTGCAGATCATCTGATGAATAAGGAGATGCAGATAGAACATCTGGTCTTTCTCCAGTTCCATGCCTCTCTAGTTCATCTGATGAGTTAATAGATGCAGATAGAACATCTGGTCTTTCTCCAGTTCCATGCCTCTCCAGAGTGCTTGTAAAAAATGTGCCAATTTCGGAAGCAATATTTTCCATAGGCAATTGAAGTATCCGACCAAGTTTTCGAGCACCATATGTAAATGCACTTCGTATACGATAAAAGTTACCTGAGATTTGGAAGAGAATAGCATATTAGCACGTCAAAGAAGCAAACTAAATCCGAGGAAATTGAGAAACTATAATGCTAACCTTTGCTAACACTGCGTCCAAGATTATTATTCTGTTTTAGGGGATCCACAATATTCAGGTGCTTTTTTGAGAACACCTTGGACGATGTTTCTGAAAATCTTGAAGGAGCTGAAAACTTCTCCACACACTCCTTAATAAATGCATTGCTAAACAGTAAATCACTTGCATTCGAGTTTGCCATATCAACTGTGAAAAAATAACTGATGATCAAGAACCATATACGTCTGTTATCAAATAACAATATATCTGCTTACCAACTACTAGTTCTGGCAATGATGAAACAGAAACCAGGCCTTGTAAACTGACACAGTGCTTATCCCATTCAAACTTGCTGTAGAGGTCCAGAAACCTATACAGAACCTAAATACAGCCATTTACTTGAAACCTAACTGCAAAAAATTAGCAAAATAGAACAGATCCTTAAAACATGCTTAAGTATTCGTGGCACACTCACCGCTAAAGGACCATCCAAAGATTTATGGAAGAGATGGAAAACATACAACACGAGTGTCTCCAATGCATATGTAGAAATCAAACCATGATGAGCACCAAGAACACGACTCTCATAGTAGCACCAAGCTTTTATCAATATTATACTGCGTTTGAAGAGATGGTCCTTGCCAATTTTTCGATCAACCTATAACAAGCAACAAATCTGAATTTCGAAGAGAACAATAATAAACCATATAGAATAATGTACACTAAGCATATAAATCAACTTTCTTTGAAATAATCAAATTTTGACTTAAATGTTGCACTGCCAAGGCTTTTAGCCCTTTTAATGTGCACCTTCTCTAGAAAGCAAAGAGTACAAAGCCCACCAATCTGATTGAAGGATATATCCACAACAATGCTATCAACAACGCATTTAACAAGTTTAACCTGTCATGGGAAAACCAACCATCAATTACCAAATCATGATAAACTTATAGTCAATGGGAAAAAGATTCTTGGTAGCAATGATACCCcagatcaaattaattaaacacAAATTCAGATTCATATAAACAAGAAGGCTTAAGGTGACAACAACATTTTGCACAAAGAAGTATCATTTGTAAAACTGTGTATATGTCTATGTTGGTATATAAACTAAACAAAAGTTTAGGAATAATGCGTAATTATGCTTTCACATCGTTTTCCACTTGGAAAATATTTAAATCAAAGAAACACATACAACGCAGAAAAAAGAGATGTTAGAAGTAGAAAGTAAGCATCTCAGTTTCACAGTTCATTACCATTAAGAATGATACAGAAAGATAGAAGGAAAAGCACAGTTCACTAGTGCAATAGAATTGTTGCACTGGAATATGTAGTACATAGTATGTTTACAATATTTCCTCAAGAAAGTTTCCACGGATAATATTGTGTCACTTTACCCAGCAAATAAAGCACCACAAGTACCTTTAAATATGCCTCTAA
This region of Zingiber officinale cultivar Zhangliang chromosome 9A, Zo_v1.1, whole genome shotgun sequence genomic DNA includes:
- the LOC122020004 gene encoding probable serine/threonine-protein kinase WNK5 isoform X1; protein product: MRPPSAERRRSGLVDEVNGYVETDPTGRYGRFDEMLGKGAMKTVYRAFDELNGIEVAWNQAKICDVMRSPEALERMYSEVHLLSSLNHDSIIKFHASWIDATNRTFNFITEMFTSGTLREYLQRYTQVNVKAVKRWARQILHGLVYLHGHDPPVIHRDLKCDNIFVNGHLGQVKIGDLGLAAMLRGAQCAHSVIGTPEFMAPEVYEEEYNELVDTYSFGMCVLEMLTSEYPYNECSNPAQIYKKVTSGKLPDAFHHLKDPQAKHFIGRCLQGASKRASAAELLLDPFLVLKDNPTTSPSFTNPANVFKNDLVESRAHNHVQLADNAPDPDTVAKATNMTITGKINPEDDTIFLKVQIAVQEGKMSNIYFPFDIIEDTPLDVANEMVKELDIRDREPSEIAAIIAQEITRLVPGWKKDDEESHQVYNYVDDEEDRSNHPFYYLSSPTSSQASVAFGMSSFRGIHNLQQKEWHGDGSSQGDVDVDDDISSVHSSKYSAMNYTSGSDQEPFSTFDQGDQGCLKSTKICTEESFGSCCGDGHGKSAVRDAHHHPHRRLLRNQSMLDLRSQLLHRALVEELNKRMFKTIGAVENIGFQVPCSASSPARCNCHNHHHHHHRKKKQGPISPIAR
- the LOC122020004 gene encoding probable serine/threonine-protein kinase WNK5 isoform X2 encodes the protein MRPPSAERRRSGLVDEVNGYVETDPTGRYGRFDEMLGKGAMKTVYRAFDELNGIEVAWNQAKICDVMRSPEALERMYSEVHLLSSLNHDSIIKFHASWIDATNRTFNFITEMFTSGTLREYLQRYTQVNVKAVKRWARQILHGLVYLHGHDPPVIHRDLKCDNIFVNGHLGQVKIGDLGLAAMLRGAQCAHSVIGTPEFMAPEVYEEEYNELVDTYSFGMCVLEMLTSEYPYNECSNPAQIYKKVTSGKLPDAFHHLKDPQAKHFIGRCLQGASKRASAAELLLDPFLVLKDNPTTSPSFTNPANVFKNDLVESRAHNHVQLADNAPDPDTVAKATNMTITGKINPEDDTIFLKVQIAVQEGKMSNIYFPFDIIEDTPLDVANEMVKELDIRDREPSEIAAIIAQEITRLVPGWKKDDEESHQVYNYVDDEEDRSNHPFYYLSSPTSSQASVAFGMSSFRGIHNLQQKEWHGGRSRLPKVDENLH
- the LOC122020003 gene encoding uncharacterized protein LOC122020003 isoform X1, which encodes MGDLQAWPPLANVGSLEEVCHPLQPHQLPVNPDPSVISAVNWQVAEKATQDVLRCIQPTVVSEHRRKSVVEYVQKLLKRCIGTEVFPFGSVPLKTYLPDGDIDLTAIGYPNSEDALANDVWSVLDGEERFKDAEFSVKDVQCINAEVKLVKCVVDSIVVDISFNQIGGLCTLCFLEKVHIKRAKSLGSATFKSKFDYFKVDRKIGKDHLFKRSIILIKAWCYYESRVLGAHHGLISTYALETLVLYVFHLFHKSLDGPLAVLYRFLDLYSKFEWDKHCVSLQGLVSVSSLPELVVVDMANSNASDLLFSNAFIKECVEKFSAPSRFSETSSKVFSKKHLNIVDPLKQNNNLGRSVSKGNFYRIRSAFTYGARKLGRILQLPMENIASEIGTFFTSTLERHGTGERPDVLSASINSSDELERHGTGERPDVLSASPYSSDDLHTSTTTKSGLNGDVPVKDLDSDCREPASLEALDLTVVDSSASSSHDQIGDSPSEDASHAQHLFFYTENGSKDVILDTLNSRDATSKDTSLSKSKVPREEIYYETELLGTNKLWLRTNSMPGSTGSIHGPSRISWNSKLSEHSVNADFSSEDNGNTRNPKCGKLSDLIGEFDLHDRNLRYALESQGQEYFMNQYIVHVRGLSPSQYQKQHSWNGIHHRSIYPHMAPNHLIPASPFSPTAYPMNQSMITGVYCAKDVQKRGTGTYFPDPNSRSYKERQSPGRRKNPVSPNHLSRSRNNGRLDGQQDRNLLEEGNDEPLSQPHSPVYCVNDHGKPALLDAPQSQHSRPGFRGISNANDSVHQLNGKLEFGSLGPVPLRVSLEQSSRHESTSPSQHNAPTIAVNQRPSLSIKCERTIQPYQLKDEDDFPPLSG
- the LOC122020003 gene encoding uncharacterized protein LOC122020003 isoform X2; this encodes MGDLQAWPPLANVGSLEEVCHPLQPHQLPVNPDPSVISAVNWQVAEKATQDVLRCIQPTVVSEHRRKSVVEYVQKLLKRCIGTEVFPFGSVPLKTYLPDGDIDLTAIGYPNSEDALANDVWSVLDGEERFKDAEFSVKDVQCINAEVKLVKCVVDSIVVDISFNQIGGLCTLCFLEKVDRKIGKDHLFKRSIILIKAWCYYESRVLGAHHGLISTYALETLVLYVFHLFHKSLDGPLAVLYRFLDLYSKFEWDKHCVSLQGLVSVSSLPELVVVDMANSNASDLLFSNAFIKECVEKFSAPSRFSETSSKVFSKKHLNIVDPLKQNNNLGRSVSKGNFYRIRSAFTYGARKLGRILQLPMENIASEIGTFFTSTLERHGTGERPDVLSASINSSDELERHGTGERPDVLSASPYSSDDLHTSTTTKSGLNGDVPVKDLDSDCREPASLEALDLTVVDSSASSSHDQIGDSPSEDASHAQHLFFYTENGSKDVILDTLNSRDATSKDTSLSKSKVPREEIYYETELLGTNKLWLRTNSMPGSTGSIHGPSRISWNSKLSEHSVNADFSSEDNGNTRNPKCGKLSDLIGEFDLHDRNLRYALESQGQEYFMNQYIVHVRGLSPSQYQKQHSWNGIHHRSIYPHMAPNHLIPASPFSPTAYPMNQSMITGVYCAKDVQKRGTGTYFPDPNSRSYKERQSPGRRKNPVSPNHLSRSRNNGRLDGQQDRNLLEEGNDEPLSQPHSPVYCVNDHGKPALLDAPQSQHSRPGFRGISNANDSVHQLNGKLEFGSLGPVPLRVSLEQSSRHESTSPSQHNAPTIAVNQRPSLSIKCERTIQPYQLKDEDDFPPLSG